Proteins from one Hydrogenophaga sp. SL48 genomic window:
- a CDS encoding sulfite exporter TauE/SafE family protein: protein MPEFALIFAGFAVGLIVGLTGVGGGSLMTPILIFFFGIKPYLAVGTDLLFAAFTKASGTLSLARQRLVPWRVVGQLCAGSIPAALLTLAVLHQVGPANPQVQSVMTHTLGIALLLTAAAMLYKAARGKQLPRTLPEGRLQDATRARHWSLPVLFGAVIGTLVTLTSVGAGAIGVSVLLILFPLLPLPRIVAADIAYAVPLTLVAGLGHASLGSVDWPLLVNLLAGSIPGIWLGTRLMRHTPERLVRSLLSLLLAYAGTKLIAF from the coding sequence ATGCCTGAATTCGCCCTCATCTTTGCCGGCTTTGCCGTGGGACTCATCGTCGGACTGACCGGCGTGGGGGGCGGGTCGCTGATGACGCCGATCTTGATCTTCTTCTTCGGCATCAAGCCCTACCTCGCGGTCGGCACCGACCTGCTCTTCGCCGCCTTCACCAAGGCCAGTGGCACGCTCAGCCTGGCGCGCCAGCGCCTGGTGCCTTGGCGCGTGGTGGGCCAGCTTTGCGCCGGCAGCATCCCGGCGGCGCTGCTCACCCTGGCGGTGTTGCACCAAGTCGGCCCGGCCAACCCCCAGGTGCAGTCGGTCATGACACACACCCTGGGCATCGCCCTGCTCCTGACCGCTGCCGCCATGCTCTACAAGGCCGCCCGTGGGAAACAGCTGCCACGCACCCTGCCAGAAGGACGGCTGCAAGACGCGACCCGCGCACGCCACTGGAGCCTGCCGGTGCTGTTCGGCGCCGTGATCGGCACCCTGGTCACCCTCACCTCGGTCGGCGCCGGGGCGATCGGTGTCTCGGTGCTGCTGATCCTGTTCCCGCTGCTGCCGCTGCCGCGCATCGTGGCCGCCGACATCGCTTACGCTGTGCCGCTGACCCTGGTGGCCGGTCTGGGTCACGCCAGCCTGGGCTCGGTGGACTGGCCGCTGCTGGTCAATTTGCTGGCCGGCTCCATTCCGGGCATCTGGCTCGGCACCCGCCTGATGCGCCACACGCCCGAACGCTTGGTGCGCTCGCTTCTGTCGCTGTTGCTGGCCTACGCCGGCACCAAGCTGATCGCCTTCTGA
- a CDS encoding nitrite/sulfite reductase, with protein MYQYSDFDRQFVQQRAAQYRDQLERFQAGTLLGDEFKPLRLQNGWYIQRFAPMLRVAVPYGELNSAQLRVLAQIARDFDHKEDHDVSKANAALADVPTLPDRCGHFTTRQNVQYNWIPLARSADVMDLLASVNLHGIQTSGNCIRNITTDALAGIAVDEVADPRPFAEIMRQWSTLHPEFAFLPRKFKIAITGAREDRAATPWHDVGLRLLRNVDGDLGFQVRVGGGMGRTPIIGTVIREFLPWSQILNYLEAVVRAYNRFGRRDNIYKARIKILVKAEGQAFTDQVEAEYRDIIEKDGAPHTITQAELDRVSAFFVPPALNCDRKSADAKIAHILKAAAEDDVEFSRWLTQNVKPHQNPDLRAVTLSFKRLGSAPGDASADQLERAADLADRFSAGEARVTHEQNLLLPWVSCDQLPELWREARRLGLAKPNIGLLSDMIACPGGDFCDLANARSLPIAQALLARYQDLDELHDLGEIDLHISGCINSCGHHHSGHIGILGVDKDGQEWYQVTLGGSDGTRLSGESTPGKVIGPSFAANEMTDVIEAVINTYREQRNDRETFIDTVKRIGVDPFKTAANAVRVATARTPVAA; from the coding sequence ATGTACCAGTACTCCGACTTCGACCGCCAGTTCGTCCAGCAGCGCGCTGCGCAATACCGCGACCAGCTCGAACGTTTCCAGGCCGGCACCTTGCTGGGCGACGAGTTCAAGCCATTGCGCCTGCAGAACGGCTGGTACATCCAGCGCTTCGCGCCCATGTTGCGCGTGGCCGTGCCCTACGGCGAACTCAACAGCGCCCAGCTGCGCGTGTTGGCCCAGATCGCCCGTGACTTCGACCACAAGGAAGACCACGACGTCTCCAAGGCCAACGCGGCACTGGCCGACGTGCCCACCCTGCCCGACCGCTGCGGCCACTTCACCACCCGCCAGAACGTGCAATACAACTGGATTCCGCTGGCCCGCTCGGCCGACGTGATGGACCTGCTGGCCAGCGTGAACCTGCATGGCATCCAGACCAGCGGCAACTGCATCCGCAACATCACCACCGACGCCTTGGCGGGCATCGCGGTGGACGAGGTCGCCGACCCGCGCCCCTTCGCCGAAATCATGCGCCAGTGGAGCACGCTGCACCCCGAGTTCGCCTTCCTGCCTCGCAAGTTCAAGATCGCCATCACCGGCGCCCGCGAAGACCGGGCTGCCACGCCGTGGCACGACGTCGGCCTGCGACTGCTGCGCAACGTGGATGGCGACCTGGGCTTTCAGGTGCGCGTGGGTGGCGGCATGGGCCGCACACCGATCATCGGCACCGTGATCCGCGAGTTCCTGCCCTGGAGCCAGATCCTCAACTACCTCGAAGCCGTGGTACGCGCCTACAACCGTTTCGGCCGCCGCGACAACATTTACAAGGCCCGCATCAAGATCCTCGTGAAGGCCGAAGGCCAGGCCTTCACCGACCAGGTGGAAGCCGAGTACCGCGACATCATCGAAAAAGACGGTGCGCCGCACACCATCACGCAAGCCGAGCTGGACCGCGTGAGCGCCTTCTTCGTACCGCCCGCGCTGAACTGCGACCGCAAGAGCGCCGACGCCAAGATCGCCCACATCCTCAAGGCCGCGGCCGAAGACGACGTGGAGTTCAGCCGCTGGCTCACACAGAACGTGAAGCCGCACCAGAACCCCGACCTGCGCGCCGTCACGTTGTCGTTCAAGCGCCTGGGCTCGGCCCCCGGCGACGCGAGTGCCGATCAGCTGGAGCGCGCCGCCGACCTGGCCGACCGCTTCTCGGCCGGCGAGGCGCGCGTGACGCACGAACAGAACCTGCTGCTGCCCTGGGTCAGCTGCGACCAGTTGCCCGAGCTGTGGCGCGAAGCGCGCCGCCTCGGCCTGGCCAAGCCCAACATCGGTCTGCTGAGCGACATGATCGCCTGCCCCGGTGGCGATTTCTGCGACCTGGCCAACGCCCGCTCGCTGCCCATCGCGCAAGCCTTGCTCGCGCGTTACCAAGACCTGGACGAACTGCACGACCTGGGTGAGATCGACCTGCACATCAGCGGCTGCATCAACAGTTGCGGCCACCACCACAGTGGCCACATCGGCATCCTCGGCGTCGACAAGGACGGCCAGGAGTGGTACCAGGTGACGCTGGGCGGCTCGGATGGCACGCGCCTGTCGGGCGAATCCACGCCCGGCAAAGTCATCGGCCCCTCATTCGCCGCCAACGAAATGACCGACGTGATCGAGGCCGTGATCAACACCTACCGCGAGCAGCGCAACGACCGCGAGACCTTCATCGACACCGTGAAGCGCATCGGCGTCGACCCCTTCAAGACCGCCGCCAACGCGGTGCGCGTGGCCACCGCCCGCACACCCGTCGCCGCCTGA
- a CDS encoding FAD-dependent oxidoreductase, producing MSEPSSTRHALVIGAGLAGSAVCAALARRGWQLTLLDAAPGPAQAASALPVGMLSPHVTRVPTPLSRLCAFGVADARLELQRLVPQGHGWQACEVDNLGHDPGRWPAVLVRPAALVNAWLDEARGFGALDCLWNRRVARLTRTPDGAWVALDDTDGPLAQAQTVVVAAAHGTRTLLEGRHGLTATALPLRPVKGQMSLAALDGDPLAPRPMRNNGVFVPAYEDAGLQPAWPPRIWAMGSTYERGADNSDVDATAHERNAQSLEEMHAAAAGVLRQSVADGSLRGWAQVRCASLDRLPLVGAAPDLPALDALMNDAGARRGRVPLAETPRLPNLYLLTALGSRGLTLAHWCARLLAARMSGEASPLPPTDHGLEQALDPSRFAWKAARRQRS from the coding sequence TTGTCCGAACCTTCCTCCACCCGCCACGCCTTGGTGATCGGCGCTGGCCTGGCCGGGTCGGCTGTGTGCGCGGCCCTGGCCCGTCGGGGATGGCAGCTGACCTTGCTGGACGCCGCGCCTGGCCCGGCCCAGGCGGCCTCTGCCTTGCCCGTGGGCATGCTCAGCCCGCATGTGACCCGGGTTCCCACGCCGTTGTCGCGCCTGTGCGCCTTTGGGGTGGCGGATGCCCGGCTCGAATTGCAGCGGTTGGTGCCACAAGGCCACGGGTGGCAAGCCTGTGAGGTGGACAACCTGGGTCACGACCCCGGTCGCTGGCCCGCGGTGCTGGTGCGACCAGCCGCCCTGGTGAATGCCTGGCTGGATGAGGCACGCGGCTTCGGTGCACTGGACTGCCTCTGGAATCGGCGCGTGGCGCGCCTCACCCGCACGCCCGACGGCGCCTGGGTGGCGCTGGATGACACAGACGGGCCACTGGCCCAGGCCCAGACCGTGGTGGTGGCGGCCGCTCACGGCACCCGGACCCTGCTCGAAGGTCGCCACGGCTTGACCGCCACGGCCCTGCCGTTGCGCCCGGTCAAGGGGCAGATGAGCCTGGCCGCGCTCGATGGCGACCCGCTGGCACCCCGCCCCATGCGCAACAACGGTGTGTTCGTGCCAGCCTACGAAGACGCGGGCCTGCAGCCGGCGTGGCCACCGCGCATCTGGGCCATGGGCTCGACATACGAACGTGGCGCGGACAACAGCGATGTCGATGCGACCGCCCATGAACGCAACGCACAGAGTCTGGAAGAGATGCACGCCGCCGCGGCTGGCGTGTTGCGGCAATCGGTCGCCGACGGCTCGTTGCGGGGCTGGGCGCAGGTTCGTTGCGCCTCACTGGACCGTTTGCCGCTGGTGGGTGCCGCACCCGACCTGCCGGCGCTTGACGCGCTGATGAACGACGCTGGCGCTCGCCGGGGGCGGGTGCCTCTGGCCGAGACACCACGCCTGCCCAATCTGTACCTGCTGACCGCCCTGGGATCGCGTGGCCTGACGCTGGCACATTGGTGTGCCCGCCTGTTGGCCGCCCGCATGAGCGGCGAGGCATCGCCCCTGCCGCCCACCGACCACGGCCTGGAACAGGCCCTGGACCCCTCGAGATTCGCCTGGAAGGCCGCCCGGCGACAGCGCAGCTGA
- the cysD gene encoding sulfate adenylyltransferase subunit CysD, whose protein sequence is MNARTEPEVIQTALQAAAGHHLSNAHLDALEEETIFILREVAAAFERPTLLFSGGKDSLVMLRCAEKAFGVGRIPYPLLMIDTGHNFPEVTDFRDRRAAELQAELIVRNVEDSMKRGTVRLAHPGESRNVHQSVTLLEAIEEFRFDALIGGARRDEEKARAKERIFSHRDSFGQWQPKAQRPELWTLFNTRLAPGEHFRVFPISNWTELDVWQYIEREDIALPSIYYTHQREVVDRRGLLVPVTELTPPKDGETVQVRDVRFRTVGDITCTCPVESLAATAGDIVIETLAADVSERGATRMDDKTSDASMEKRKKDGYF, encoded by the coding sequence ATGAACGCACGCACCGAACCCGAAGTGATCCAGACCGCCCTGCAGGCCGCCGCCGGCCACCACCTGAGCAACGCCCACCTGGACGCGCTCGAAGAAGAAACCATCTTCATCCTGCGCGAGGTGGCGGCCGCCTTCGAGCGCCCCACCCTGCTGTTCTCGGGCGGAAAAGACTCGCTGGTGATGCTGCGCTGCGCCGAAAAGGCCTTTGGCGTCGGCCGCATCCCCTACCCGCTGCTGATGATCGACACCGGCCACAACTTCCCCGAAGTGACCGACTTCCGCGACCGCCGCGCCGCCGAACTGCAGGCCGAGCTGATCGTGCGCAACGTCGAGGACTCGATGAAGCGCGGCACCGTGCGCCTGGCCCACCCGGGCGAGAGCCGCAACGTGCACCAGTCGGTCACGCTGCTCGAAGCGATCGAAGAGTTCCGCTTCGACGCGCTGATCGGCGGTGCCCGCCGCGACGAAGAAAAGGCGCGCGCCAAGGAGCGCATCTTTTCGCACCGCGACAGCTTCGGCCAGTGGCAACCCAAGGCCCAGCGCCCCGAGCTCTGGACGCTTTTCAACACCCGCCTGGCCCCGGGCGAACACTTCCGCGTGTTCCCCATCAGCAACTGGACCGAGCTGGACGTGTGGCAGTACATCGAGCGCGAAGACATCGCCCTGCCCTCGATCTACTACACCCACCAGCGCGAGGTGGTGGACCGCCGAGGCCTGCTGGTCCCCGTGACCGAACTGACCCCGCCGAAAGACGGCGAGACGGTGCAGGTGCGCGACGTGCGTTTCCGCACGGTGGGTGACATCACCTGCACCTGCCCGGTGGAGAGCCTGGCTGCCACGGCCGGCGACATCGTCATCGAGACGCTGGCCGCCGACGTGAGCGAGCGAGGCGCGACGCGCATGGACGACAAGACTTCGGACGCTTCGATGGAGAAGCGGAAGAAAGACGGGTATTTCTGA
- a CDS encoding DUF934 domain-containing protein: MKPTLQLFKAESFATDEAGTLTLANDADPREASLEGIRTVVLQFPKFADGRAFSQAFLLRRRLGFTGEIRATGDVLIDQLAQMQRTGFTQAVLRADQDIEHGQKLLAHYPAFYQGDAVDTQPHFAVA; this comes from the coding sequence ATGAAACCCACGCTCCAACTCTTCAAGGCCGAGTCTTTCGCCACGGATGAAGCCGGCACCCTGACGCTGGCCAACGATGCCGATCCGCGCGAAGCCTCGCTCGAAGGCATCCGCACAGTCGTGCTGCAGTTCCCCAAGTTCGCCGACGGCCGCGCCTTCAGCCAGGCCTTCCTGCTGCGTCGCCGACTGGGCTTCACAGGCGAGATCCGCGCCACGGGCGACGTGCTGATCGACCAGCTGGCACAGATGCAGCGCACGGGCTTCACGCAGGCCGTGCTGCGCGCCGACCAGGACATCGAACATGGCCAAAAACTGTTGGCCCACTACCCGGCCTTCTACCAGGGCGACGCAGTGGACACGCAACCGCACTTCGCCGTGGCCTGA
- a CDS encoding phosphoadenosine phosphosulfate reductase domain-containing protein, translating into MSTINLAQVNAELGRNAPELVKWALGLGQTSIVTTNFRPFEAVILHMVASVNPDVPVVWMDNGYNTEATYRFADEVTRQLQLNLHIYLPRRSRAHREAVDGLTPALDDPRHAAFTEEVKLEPFARALRETAPKVWFTALRATDTAVRAQMDPVSINPDGLIKVAPLLHWSSKELYQYCEAHGLPNNFDYVDPTKGEDNRECGLHLAH; encoded by the coding sequence ATGAGCACCATCAACCTCGCACAAGTCAACGCCGAACTCGGCCGCAACGCCCCTGAACTGGTGAAGTGGGCCCTCGGCCTGGGCCAGACGTCCATCGTCACCACCAACTTCCGCCCATTCGAAGCTGTGATCCTTCACATGGTCGCGAGCGTGAATCCCGACGTGCCGGTGGTCTGGATGGACAACGGCTACAACACCGAAGCCACCTACCGCTTCGCCGACGAAGTCACTCGGCAACTCCAACTGAACCTGCACATCTACCTGCCGCGCCGCTCGCGCGCCCACCGCGAGGCCGTGGACGGTCTGACGCCGGCGCTGGACGACCCGCGCCATGCCGCCTTCACCGAAGAGGTCAAGCTCGAACCCTTTGCCCGCGCCCTGCGCGAGACGGCGCCCAAGGTCTGGTTCACCGCATTGCGCGCCACCGACACCGCCGTGCGCGCCCAGATGGACCCCGTGAGCATCAACCCCGACGGCCTGATCAAAGTTGCGCCGCTGCTGCACTGGTCGTCCAAAGAGCTGTACCAGTACTGCGAGGCGCACGGCCTGCCCAACAACTTCGACTACGTGGACCCGACCAAGGGCGAAGACAACCGCGAGTGCGGCCTGCACCTGGCCCACTGA